Below is a genomic region from Streptococcus salivarius.
ACATAGTCAACGCCTTGTCTGCAATCTTATCATCAATGATGCCATCACCCATGATTTGTGCATAGTCTCTCACGCGCTTAAGTAGGCGGTTAGCAATACGAGGCGTCCCACGGCTACGACGTGCTAGCTCTAGAGCAGCTTCAGGTGTTATAGTCATGTCAAAGATTTCTGAAGTACGTTCTATGATTTCCTTCAAATCTGGTAACTCATAATATTCCATATGACCATTAATTCCAAAACGAGCCCTCAATGGATTTGACAACATACCTGCTCGTGTAGTTGCACCTACTAATGTGAACGGTGGTAACTCTAGGTGGACACTACGACTTGTTTCGCCCGCACCAATCATGATATCGATGTAGTAATCTTCCATAGCACTATAAAGAACTTCTTCAACTGCCATAGGCATCCGGTGAATCTCATCAATAAATAAGATATCACCCGGCTCCAAGTCATTGAGTATGGCAACTAAATCACCAGCCTTTTCAATTGCTGGCCCAGACGTCTGCTTTAAATTGACGCCCATCTCATTAGCTATCACAAAAGCCATAGTTGTTTTCCCCAAACCTGGAGGACCAAACAAAAGAGTATGATCTAGGGCTTCATCACGAAGTTTAGCTGCCTCTATAAAAATCTTTAATTGGTCTTTAACCTTATCTTGACCAATATATTCCTTAAAGTACTGAGGACGAAGGGTACGCTCAACATACTCTTCATCTCCTAGTAAATCATTATCTAATATTCTTGCCATAGGCTTATTTTATCACAAAACAAAAAATGCAGTCAAAATTTGTCCCTTGAATATACAATACAAGTGCACAATAAAAACTCATAAGATTTTCTAGTAAAATAGAATTGAACGAACTAGTTACGAAAGGAAATCTTATGAGCTACCATCATTTTACCATAGACGAGAGTGAAAGTATTCTCATTTACCGTACGCAAGGCCTAAATTTTTCTCAAATTGCTAAGTTACTTCATCGTCATCCATCTAGTATTAGTCGTGAGTGGAAGCGGCATCTAAAAGAAGGAAGCTATTCTCCAAGTCATGCACAGGAATCTTACCATATGGCTAAATCACACTGTGGACGAAAACGTATGCTTGAAATAGATCACAATTTAAGCAATACCGTCAAACATCTATTTCTCAATTACCAATGG
It encodes:
- the ruvB gene encoding Holliday junction branch migration DNA helicase RuvB produces the protein MARILDNDLLGDEEYVERTLRPQYFKEYIGQDKVKDQLKIFIEAAKLRDEALDHTLLFGPPGLGKTTMAFVIANEMGVNLKQTSGPAIEKAGDLVAILNDLEPGDILFIDEIHRMPMAVEEVLYSAMEDYYIDIMIGAGETSRSVHLELPPFTLVGATTRAGMLSNPLRARFGINGHMEYYELPDLKEIIERTSEIFDMTITPEAALELARRSRGTPRIANRLLKRVRDYAQIMGDGIIDDKIADKALTMLDVDHEGLDYVDQKILRTMIEMYGGGPVGLGTLSVNIAEERETVEDMYEPYLIQKGFIMRTRTGRVATVKAYEHMGYDYTQES